The Xiphophorus maculatus strain JP 163 A chromosome 7, X_maculatus-5.0-male, whole genome shotgun sequence region TCAAGAAGAATGCAGTTTATAGACCTAATCAAGGTCTTATTAAGGAACAAAATGTCTGAGTCCCAGCCAGAATAATTATTAACACATATTCTGGATAAGTGACTGAAGGATCTCAGACCAACTCTGGAGTGCTTTGTGCCGCCTTCTGCGTGGGGGTGTTGTTGGTCGAAGCTGTCCTGCTTGGGGAGGCCTGCGGAGTTTCTGTTTTATCGCTGTTcgcctcctccgcctcctcctccctctgctgTACAGAGGACAGGTATTCATCCAACAGGCTGCAGCCTGCGCTGTCCACTCCGTCGCCCACGCCGGCGAAGCCACTCCGAACCGAGCTCAGCGCTCGAACCGTCTTCAGAGAGTCGGCTGTCCCGCTGCTCAGAAAGCTGTCCTCCTGCGCCGCCTGCTGCTCATAGGTCGACTGGAATCCAGAGTCTGGAAAGGAGACGTCTGTGGTGGGAGGGTTTGTGGTGCTTGAGGCGGCAGGAGGGACTGTGTGGCAAACCCCGGGAGAATAGATCGGAGCTGGTTGTGCAACGGCTGCAAGCTTGTTTTCCACCGACTGTTTCCACTGCTGCATGGACTGAAGCTACATGAAGAACACGGAACAAGTGGAATAATATCAGGCTGCGTCTCTGAAAAATCACACCAGTGATAGCAAATACAACTGAAAGATTAATAAGTTGGTACCCATGAAAATGGTTCCAAAAAAGGATACAGCTGTTCCTGTGGAAAAAGTAActacaaaaacacttttcaaagtttgtcacattacaaacttCAGTGAATTTCATTGGGATTAATGTTACCAACACAAACTAGTGAATGACTGCGAAGTGAAGAAAATGCtagaaagtaaacattttttgaaggCTTCAGATCAGAAACATCAGGGAACACAACCAACGTAGCACAATAAAAGTTGTGCAGATGTGCTATGCAGAGCTCGGTTATAAATAATGTACCAAACTTTTAACAGTTAACTGAACGATGTTCAAGTGACCATCTTACAATAACATGGGCATCAAACTAAACTGACAAGCCAGGCGAGAAAATGAATCAGAAGCAGCAAAGAATGAACTTGATCAAATCGATCTGTATTCTGCTAGCATTTCAGCAGAACACTTTGTCAATTTTGCATAAATAGcgaaaaataaaagtctaaatattTTGGTTTGTGTCGACCGTTTACATGCCGATgctaaaatttttttttattaatcataaATACAATAATTATTTACCTCTTTCCATAGAAACTTCACCGCCTCTTCCTGAACCAGCCTTTGAAGCCTCTCCTCCTCGTACTGCTTCTCCATCCTGCTGACACAACAGATTCAACATTACATCTTGTTTCTGACATGTGCTAATACACaacaaagtgaaacaaatctgattttattttcccctcATACCAAAATCTGTTATATAAGCACTGTTGATAAGAAACTTACGTTTCCAGCTTATCAGACAGGAAGAGGATGTGTTCTTGCATTCGGCGCAGACGGATTTCGCTGCGCACCTCTTTGGCTGCGGGATGAAAACATCGAACGTAGTGTCCTCGCCACCAGCACTGGATTCTAACCGCCGCCTCATTTGCCTCCAGCAGACTTAATTTAGTGACAGACGAGCTCACTTGTGCCGGCTTTGCAGCGTCTTTACATTCTGCTTCCCCAAAGTCAAAGGGCATCTCTGTAGGATCTTTGGGCATGGTAACTATTGCCGTGGATGCAGCTGTTGTCGTGGCAACAGATGCAATATTCTCTACACCAGTTTTCCTCTGGTTCTTTTCTGCCGGAGACGACTCACTGGTCTTGTTAGGGTTGGGATTTCTGGATTGCGACGGTCGCTTTGGAGCCAGAGAATCGGGCTCAAACGTCTCCGTCTCGTCTTCGCTGTCGGTGTGGGTCGTTTGTGGGTCCAGGTCAGACGTGAAGGGAAGGAAAGTGGACTCAGAGGAAGGAAAGCTGCTGTTGATTTTGTCCTCGTCGGTTTGCACGTCTTCCAAAAAAATGTGCTCCCCTGTAATCCTCGGGCTGCGAACGACTGGCAGCAACCCCTGAGATGCATCACAACTTACCCAAGTGTTAAACTGCATGACTGGCTCTGTAGAAAAGCAGAAGGGGTAAACACGTGGTTTCTGCAGGTtccaccaactcaaatttaagactttttaagatgTACAAAGGAAATGCAGGGaaccaaaactgaaacatttttgggGATTGCTCTTAACAGCAGGTTTGTGCTTCTCACGTAACATAAGCCAGCTGCTAATGAGCCATGTGCTAACTGCTAATggcttgtttgtttgcttgctaGCAAGCGACCACCTATTAGCAGCTTGTTGCTGGTAGCCTTAACCAACCTAAGTAACAGAACGTGAAACTCCAACTTTTGCCTCATAGAACATCTACAGATTAAGTAGTCCtaccacaacaaaatttaagacctttgattaatatatttaaatcaaacttaCTTTTTCTATAATgactttaagatattttaaggccttaattttagattcatgaatttaaagactttttaaggttGCGCAGACACTCTGTGATAGTTTGGATATGAAAACGAAAGCAAAGAATCATGACTACCAGTGCAACTGATAAAGCAGTCTTCTCACCGTTCTCCTGGACAGACGGAGCAGCAGCCAGTGGAGGTGTGGGGATTTTTTTCATCTCTTGGTCTCCGCTCTGTGAAGCTGCATGTGAAGGGCTATGGCTTTCAACATCCAGCTGGGTTGGACGAGGAGGACTGGGACAGTCTCCGCGCGTCTCCTCCAACAGCTGCCGTTGGTGGAATCTGACACAAAATGAGCAAATTCGAGGTAATTATATGTTGTAAAAGCGAGTAGAAATAACCATTTCATGCTTGTGTTAGGCAACACAACATTCACACTAATACCTCTGTTTACTGAGGATCTTCTCCAGTTTGGCATCTTCTGCCGTCTCCAGGGCAGGTGATGCTGTCAGAGGGCAAACAGTGGCCAGGTACTGAACCAGCTGAACATGCTGCCCAGGTCGATATGAGCGACCTTTCCCCTGACTGTAGAGCCACTCTGCTTTGAGActattgtcatcaacagataaagaaaacacaaattagattcaaatgttttgacaaaGCTTCACAAGTAAACCGTAGCAGTGTAGCAAACGGGCTCACCCTTCTTTTTGCGTCACTATGTAGCCATCGAGGACCTTCAGGTTTAGGCACCAACTCATGATGTACGGTCGATAATCGAAACCCGGCAACGAGGGCGTCGCCATGACGCAGGGGTTGCACATGATGGACAGCTGCTCCAGTTCATGAAGAGGGGCCAGATATGACacctaaacaacaacaacactcaATACTGTCACTGATAAACAATATTTGTGTGCTTCAGTTAGGCCagttgcaataaatgataaataaattaatcgtataataatttaaaataagctttaaaataacttgtatttccacattttatcatttttcttgtctctctccatttctaccaaaaactggatgacagaaGTTTTcattggtctcaactagctctttttttgaaagacaatttgctttacagaaacttcatactttatttaatttggcgcttttaaaaaaaaaaaaaagtctacgaGTTCCAGTGTCAAATACTCATTAAAATTtcaagtttattgatctttgaggaTGTTTTTCTCACATTAGTATGCCACTAtcattatattatttgaaaatggtctcaaaacaacaatatcattatttatcacaataacgtctgagacaatttatcattCAGCTAAATTTGTTATTGTAGCAAGCCTTATTTCAGTTAGGATCCTAATTAGGACAGAAGGAAATGGTAGACAATTACTTCATTAAGATCCCTTATCTCATTTTCTGCCAGGGAGAGAATGGATAAATGGGCAGGTAGATGAGCAGGAACAGTGCGGAGCGTTGTAATGCTGTTTCCATGGAGCAGCAGTGTCTGCAAAGTGGACAGAAAATGGATCACATTGATAAGGGAAAAAACCCCTCCAACACAAGAATCATTAAAGTGTTGTattggattttttgtttaagtaaatattaaGACTTACCTTTAATGTCTCTAGTTTAGTCAGATCTCCTATGGAAGATATGTTATTATCAGAAAGATCCAAGTGCTGGAGAGACACACAGCTGTTCAGTTGCTCAATGACCTGTGATGGATAGAGGAGACTGTTAAAGATTTATCATCTGATCAATATACAACCATATTAATTACAACATAGCCAAtgtctgaataaatatttccGTACCTTAATGTTGTTTCCTGACAGGTTGAGCCATGTCAGATGGGACAGATCTCGCAGCCCTTCAATGTAGCCAATACTGTTATTGGGAAGATTGAGGACTCTCAGCTCTCTGAGTTGGGAGACCCCCATCATTCTCACCAATCGGTTATTGGCTACAGATAGCtgattaatagaaaataattagtttaaATTAGACAGAGATTAAACAGAGATCAAAGCAAATGTTTATAGAGTATAAAACCTATGAGTTCTACACATTTTTCTAGTCAAAGTTGCATACTTTCCTTTAATTTTGCCAATTTTAAGGTTAAGTACAAAGCTTCATTATGAATGTACACAGTATGGCAAATATTTTCAATGGATGGAGGAATATTTTAGACAGCGGGATAGGGAACAAACTGGAAAATACTCGAATCAATTTTTATACTTGAGAGTCCTGCTAGTGAGTGCTGTGTGTCTTTCCCAACACTACCTGCTGAAGGCTTGGGCAACGTTCCAGGTGATCCAGCTTCATGATGTTGTTACGGTCCAAGATGAGGGTGTGGGTGTCCTCGGAGCATGTGAAACTGTGATCCAGCTTCTGCATACTGCGAGCTGAAAGATCAACCACGGGAGCTGGGGCAGGGGGGAGGAAATTAAGGATGAGGAAAGAGCAGTCAGAAAAGCCAcacacaaatattattttattactttatatgacaacagcagacacaaggctttcattttaaaacaaaagcaacgaGTTTGACTGACAAATGTATTGAgacttaaatgtttaaaaagcttATCTGAGCTTAATAGTCGATGCAATTCCATCAAGAGGACAAAATAAGGGCAGCAAGAAAATACCATcctaacaaatattttctcataaTCCTACAACACGTACAAGATACCTATATATAATatgcattgatttgattcacagataagcaaaacaaaacatgaaacgTGTAAACTTCTTGTCTAATTTAGAGTAACTGACTGGGTGTTTCTATGTACTGATAACGTTAGGTTGCTAACGGCTGTCATCTGATGCGCCCTACGCGACGTCTTCTATTAAACTCCGCAAATTATCTATTTCTCAACTAAAAACTACAATTTATTCTACTTACCAGCATTTGTATCACACTTTACGTCTGATACACCCATCCTATCGGCTCAGGACAAGGCTAAGCTTTAGCTAACAGCTACAGTGGGAAAGACAAGAAGCATCTTTAGGTTGCCAAACTGCGGCACGGAGGGCTCTATGGGAAACGTAGTTCTACGTGCCTTTCTCTTTCATACGGGTGCTTTACAAAACACCCCCCGATAGGACTACAACTCATTGATTGTCCGCGGTTGTACGCAAGTCCCGCCAACTACATTTTgattagaaaataaagaaaaaggattaATAATGCTGAACGAAActacttattatttttaataagaattttatatttgttttatttttattttgattaatcaaaaaaaaattctctgcTTTTTCGGCAACGGTTAAGTTATGACGTCAAATTGTAACGTTTACCCAAGACATTGATAAAACccaaaaatgactttaaatttattatattaaaacatataaaagcaAGCATACGGTTAACTCCTAGGATACGTTCACTTTTTTTGTATATTAAATATCACATAAATAACCTTAAATCAGTTTCCGCTTCCGGTATCTTTCTTTCCGGTTTTGAGCCCTCTCGTAGCCATCATGAAGTGAGTGTACAGAATATAATCAAAAGCAATCTGAACTCTTTAATAAACATTCTTAAGATGCTTCTAGCATAAACTGATATGATGTTCACTCTTCTATCGGTGATGTGTTATATTTGTTGGTTACAGGGTCGAGTTGTGCAGTTTTAGCGGGTATAAAATATACCCCGGCCATGGCCGCCGATACGCCAGGATAGACGGAAAGGTAACAATTTCACGTTGTATTTTGGCCTTTTACCATTGCAAATGTAGCTGTTTTGCGGGGTAAATgcttttttggtttaaaatgaaTAGCTTGTTGGTTATGTTTTAGTTCAAGTCTGTGTTATAGGTACTCTTGGTCCTCTTGAAAGCTATTTACtttgctaacattagcttcCAGCGTCATCATTCTAGCAAGAAGatataaattaatgtaaaacttAAGTTTGTACTGACATTAGGTTCTTACCAAGAGAATAGTATGTATTTTTGAAGTCAGAGAATGTTACAGTCACGCATACCCTAAGCTTTATTAaggactttttttattaatcatctTGATACATTCATATTTAGGTTAATGTGTTGAATAATAACTTGTTAGCATTGTGCTTCTTAACAATTTAGTATAGTTATTCATTGTAACTATATAAATTGTGACTTATAATAGTATTTACATCCTTATTATTGATTGGTGTAATGTATCAACATGTTTATTGAACTAGTAAATGTAAAGTTTCTAGCACACAAACTAAAATTATAgcaattgttgtgtttttgttaggTGTTCCAGTTTTTGAACGCCAAGTGCGAGTCTGCCTTTCTATCTAAGAGGAACCCCAGACAGATCAACTGGACTGTGCTGTACAGACGCAAGCACAAGAAGGGCCAGTCTGTAAGTACCAGGGCTTAC contains the following coding sequences:
- the cep97 gene encoding centrosomal protein of 97 kDa translates to MGVSDVKCDTNAAPVVDLSARSMQKLDHSFTCSEDTHTLILDRNNIMKLDHLERCPSLQQLSVANNRLVRMMGVSQLRELRVLNLPNNSIGYIEGLRDLSHLTWLNLSGNNIKVIEQLNSCVSLQHLDLSDNNISSIGDLTKLETLKTLLLHGNSITTLRTVPAHLPAHLSILSLAENEIRDLNEVSYLAPLHELEQLSIMCNPCVMATPSLPGFDYRPYIMSWCLNLKVLDGYIVTQKEGLKAEWLYSQGKGRSYRPGQHVQLVQYLATVCPLTASPALETAEDAKLEKILSKQRFHQRQLLEETRGDCPSPPRPTQLDVESHSPSHAASQSGDQEMKKIPTPPLAAAPSVQENEPVMQFNTWVSCDASQGLLPVVRSPRITGEHIFLEDVQTDEDKINSSFPSSESTFLPFTSDLDPQTTHTDSEDETETFEPDSLAPKRPSQSRNPNPNKTSESSPAEKNQRKTGVENIASVATTTAASTAIVTMPKDPTEMPFDFGEAECKDAAKPAQVSSSVTKLSLLEANEAAVRIQCWWRGHYVRCFHPAAKEVRSEIRLRRMQEHILFLSDKLETMEKQYEEERLQRLVQEEAVKFLWKELQSMQQWKQSVENKLAAVAQPAPIYSPGVCHTVPPAASSTTNPPTTDVSFPDSGFQSTYEQQAAQEDSFLSSGTADSLKTVRALSSVRSGFAGVGDGVDSAGCSLLDEYLSSVQQREEEAEEANSDKTETPQASPSRTASTNNTPTQKAAQSTPELV